In Syntrophorhabdus sp., the sequence AGTCCATCCTCGCACTTGGCCTCTTCTTTCTTCAGGCCGCCGATGCGGGGGTTGGGTCTGCCGCCGTCGGTGACGGCCACGGCGAGAAGGATCTCGTCGGACCGGGGCGAATCGCTCACGGAGACGGTCATGGCATCGAAATGGGACCTGACGAAGGCGGCGTCCTTGAAGTGGACGGGGATGTCGATGGTGTCGCCCATCTTGCCCATCTTCTTCGCTGAGGGGATGATCGATTTGCCTCCGCCGACGGCGTTGCGCAGCGGGGTGCCGAGTTTCGGGTGGAGAAGGGCCGCGGCGTGTTCCAGCTCTCCCTTCTCGCCGACAATTGCGGCCTTGCCGTAGCTCTCGGGCTTTCTGTCCGTTCCGAGGGCCATGACGGCACGCTCCGATATCACCTTTCCTATCTCGTCACTGAAATCGATGAGGGGTGTGAGGTCATCCTCATACTTTCCGGCGTAGGGGTTCTTGATGACGGCGATGCACGCGGCCTTCCTGATGGGCCTCGCGGCCTTTTTCTCTCCGTCGATAAGCGTATCTTCAACGATGGTGACGATCTTCCTGATTTCCATCCTGCACCTCCAGGGTTATATTTTTGTTAATACCATTGCATGTATCTGTCGTGACGATGCTGCCTCTCAGCGCCATGAGGGCATAGTCGATGATGCTCCTGTCTGTCAGCTCCCGCGCGCTCCTGAGACCATTCGCAAGCGCGTCGGCAACGAGAGCATCCGTCAGGGGGCCCACATCGATCGTTACGTCTTCGTCGGGGATGTCTGTTCCGGGATCGATGAGCCGGGCTTTCCGGTGTATCACTCCGTCGGTCTCAACGGTGGTGCAGTTGCAGATATGCGTAGCCGCCGCGTCCGCGACGGCGCCCGTCCCTGCAATGGCCGTCACCGTGTCGGCGATGCCGAGGGTCAGGCTCCTGCCGCCGAACCCGCTCGTCGCCATCCCGACCTCACGCATGTCCGTAAGCCGTATCACGTAGGGTGTCGCCCGCCCCGTCATGATGTCGCCGATCCCGACCGTGAGCGTCCTGCCCGTCGCGTTGAAGATGGACAGGTCACCACCGT encodes:
- a CDS encoding amino acid synthesis family protein, with protein sequence MEIRKIVTIVEDTLIDGEKKAARPIRKAACIAVIKNPYAGKYEDDLTPLIDFSDEIGKVISERAVMALGTDRKPESYGKAAIVGEKGELEHAAALLHPKLGTPLRNAVGGGKSIIPSAKKMGKMGDTIDIPVHFKDAAFVRSHFDAMTVSVSDSPRSDEILLAVAVTDGGRPNPRIGGLKKEEAKCEDGL
- a CDS encoding UPF0280 family protein, translating into MYVEVGPASLVIRGEKNGRAHVFPREEVETFVASILRDIRECLPVLRQKAHRIRNTSALPEVAKRMTAAAKMVSETTLTPMAAVAGTVADMVKEHFAARGVDLLMVNNGGDLSIFNATGRTLTVGIGDIMTGRATPYVIRLTDMREVGMATSGFGGRSLTLGIADTVTAIAGTGAVADAAATHICNCTTVETDGVIHRKARLIDPGTDIPDEDVTIDVGPLTDALVADALANGLRSARELTDRSIIDYALMALRGSIVTTDTCNGINKNITLEVQDGNQEDRHHR